The segment CAGCGTAGGCACGCCCCGCGCAATCAACGAGGACATCCTCGACCAGGGCTACACGGTGGAAGGAAACGAGCTGGTGAATCACCTCAGCGTGCGCGAAACCCATGCGGCCCAGATGCGCGCCAACCCCGATGCCGTGCGCGCACAACTGGGCGCCAGCGTCTGCCGCAATACTGGCTACCGCCAACTGCTGGCCCGTGGCGCCGGCCTTCGCTACGAGTTCAGCGAGTACAAGACCAATCGCCCAGTGACGTCCGAACGTTTCAGTGCCCAGGATTGCGGCCTCAAGGCCAAAA is part of the Pseudomonas lalkuanensis genome and harbors:
- a CDS encoding quorum-sensing-regulated virulence factor family protein, with the translated sequence MLRLTAIAVCATLPFFAQAASLKDYELSKMLEKVAKESSVGTPRAINEDILDQGYTVEGNELVNHLSVRETHAAQMRANPDAVRAQLGASVCRNTGYRQLLARGAGLRYEFSEYKTNRPVTSERFSAQDCGLKAKNN